In the genome of Hymenobacter cellulosivorans, one region contains:
- the xerD gene encoding site-specific tyrosine recombinase XerD, with translation MSNWSVSIKQFEGYLQLEKSLSANSVEAYVRDIGKLRQYLEISKLPASPAQVTTRILRDFLAWLGELGMSATSQARTLSGIKAFYSFMIMEDLLTLDPTDTLEAPKVGRKLPDTLSYEEITQVLEAVDLSTNEGTRNRAILETLYSSGLRVSELTDLRLSNLYADQGFVRVTGKGNKERLVPIGRDALKHIGFYISGVRCHLDIQPGNEDFVFLNRRGAKLSRVMIFNIIKDLVDKAGVQKVVSPHTFRHSFATHLIEGGADLRAVQEMLGHESITTTEIYTHLDRDYLRQIITEFHPRS, from the coding sequence GTGTCCAACTGGTCCGTTAGCATCAAGCAGTTCGAAGGCTACCTGCAGCTGGAAAAGTCGTTGTCCGCCAACTCGGTGGAGGCCTATGTACGCGACATCGGCAAGCTGCGTCAGTACCTGGAGATATCGAAGCTGCCAGCCTCCCCGGCCCAGGTCACGACCCGCATCCTGCGCGACTTTCTGGCCTGGCTCGGCGAGCTGGGCATGAGTGCCACCTCCCAGGCCCGCACCTTGTCGGGCATCAAGGCTTTCTACAGCTTTATGATAATGGAGGATTTGCTGACCCTGGACCCGACTGACACGCTCGAAGCGCCCAAAGTGGGCCGTAAGCTGCCCGACACGCTCAGCTACGAGGAAATAACCCAGGTGCTGGAGGCCGTGGACCTAAGCACCAACGAGGGCACCCGCAACCGGGCCATTCTCGAAACCCTGTACTCCTCCGGCCTGCGCGTGTCGGAGCTGACCGATCTGCGCCTCTCCAACCTCTACGCTGACCAGGGCTTCGTGCGCGTGACCGGCAAAGGCAACAAGGAGCGCCTGGTACCTATCGGCCGCGACGCGCTGAAGCACATCGGGTTTTACATCAGCGGGGTGCGCTGCCACCTGGATATTCAGCCCGGTAACGAGGACTTCGTGTTCCTAAATCGGCGCGGGGCCAAGCTTTCCCGGGTCATGATTTTCAACATCATCAAGGACCTGGTCGATAAGGCCGGGGTGCAGAAGGTGGTAAGTCCGCACACGTTCCGCCACAGCTTTGCCACCCACCTCATCGAGGGCGGGGCCGATCTGCGGGCCGTGCAGGAAATGCTGGGCCACGAAAGCATTACCACCACCGAAATCTACACCCACCTCGACCGGGACTACCTGCGCCAGATCATCACCGAGTTTCACCCCCGCAGCTAG
- a CDS encoding DUF6044 family protein yields MRAPRRLVSPLGWALLALLLFLLPFLLLRERSYVTLDDNLDVELTIPYLLTRHHVALDYGTTTVVEPVMNGLPRNALRPGLSITMLLFGVLEPLPAYLVQQVLVRLLALLGMYTLLRRHLLRGPTERAVAAGLSLAWAVLPFYSIYGLSVLGQPWLLYAFLNLRRGAGRWTDWLLIAAFPFWSMFVFVGPFVAVALGLLLLWDLGQHRRWSWAVVGGMVLLLGLYLVVEYPLLYSLLVAKQFVPHRLEFNLSQLGPQSWGGALKSAGQYFFMGQYHASRFFRGAILLALAAALLGRNHLAPGRRRVLVLLLAALLAVALFCGVYPRLIEPLQRAVPALGAFNLTRFHFLTALLGFVLLALSLQVVRNGRLVTALVMLQLFAGIGMNTEWLLNVRELAGRPKPTEPNYQQFVAASLFARVQDTIRLATGQAPRDYRLACLGLPPAIAQLNGFYTLDSYQNNYPLAYKHAFRPIIAGELAKNPALRTYFDDWGNRCYLFSAELGKNFRVGAFQQRVVQDFAFDAAAFRRLGGRYVLAAARLARPARSGLIPRGEFSARNAYWHLYLYEVQP; encoded by the coding sequence ATGCGCGCACCTCGTCGTTTGGTTTCCCCTCTGGGCTGGGCTTTGCTGGCCCTGCTGCTGTTTCTGTTGCCCTTTCTGCTGCTGCGGGAGCGTAGCTACGTCACCCTCGACGACAACCTGGACGTGGAGCTGACCATTCCCTACCTGCTCACCCGTCACCACGTCGCCCTGGATTACGGCACCACGACCGTAGTGGAGCCCGTTATGAACGGGCTGCCGCGTAACGCCCTGCGGCCCGGCCTGAGCATAACGATGCTGCTTTTCGGGGTGTTGGAACCCTTACCGGCCTACCTGGTGCAGCAGGTCCTGGTGCGGCTGCTGGCCCTGTTGGGTATGTACACGCTGTTGCGCCGCCATTTGCTGCGTGGGCCCACCGAGCGCGCCGTAGCGGCGGGCCTGAGCCTGGCCTGGGCCGTGCTGCCGTTTTATTCCATCTACGGCCTCTCGGTGCTGGGCCAGCCCTGGCTGCTGTACGCCTTCCTGAACCTGCGCCGCGGGGCAGGCCGCTGGACGGACTGGCTGCTGATTGCAGCTTTTCCCTTCTGGTCCATGTTCGTGTTTGTGGGGCCGTTTGTGGCCGTAGCTTTGGGGCTGCTGCTGCTCTGGGACCTGGGGCAGCACCGGCGCTGGTCGTGGGCGGTGGTAGGCGGTATGGTGCTGCTGCTGGGGCTCTACCTGGTGGTGGAGTATCCGCTGCTGTATTCGTTGCTGGTGGCCAAGCAGTTTGTGCCCCACCGCCTGGAGTTCAACTTAAGCCAGCTCGGCCCCCAAAGCTGGGGCGGGGCGCTGAAGTCGGCGGGGCAGTATTTTTTCATGGGCCAGTACCACGCCAGCCGGTTTTTTCGGGGCGCCATACTGCTGGCCTTAGCCGCTGCCCTACTGGGCCGCAACCACTTAGCGCCGGGGCGCCGCCGGGTGCTGGTGCTGCTGCTGGCCGCCCTGCTGGCTGTGGCGCTGTTCTGCGGCGTGTACCCGCGCCTGATTGAGCCCCTGCAGCGGGCCGTGCCGGCTCTGGGCGCTTTCAACCTGACCCGCTTCCACTTCCTGACGGCACTGCTGGGCTTCGTGCTACTGGCCCTGAGTCTGCAAGTAGTGCGTAATGGTCGACTGGTTACAGCGCTGGTAATGTTGCAGTTATTTGCGGGTATTGGTATGAATACTGAGTGGCTGCTCAACGTGCGAGAATTGGCCGGTCGGCCCAAGCCCACCGAGCCCAACTATCAGCAGTTCGTGGCTGCCTCGCTGTTTGCCCGCGTCCAGGATACCATCCGCCTCGCCACCGGTCAGGCCCCGCGCGACTACCGCCTAGCCTGCCTGGGCCTGCCGCCGGCCATTGCTCAGCTCAACGGCTTTTACACCCTCGACAGTTACCAGAACAACTACCCGCTGGCTTACAAGCACGCTTTCCGTCCCATCATTGCCGGGGAGCTGGCCAAGAATCCGGCCCTGCGCACCTACTTCGACGACTGGGGCAACCGGTGCTACCTGTTTTCGGCCGAGCTGGGCAAGAATTTTCGGGTGGGGGCGTTCCAGCAGCGCGTGGTACAGGATTTTGCCTTTGATGCCGCCGCCTTCCGGCGCCTGGGCGGCCGTTATGTGCTGGCTGCCGCCCGCTTAGCCCGGCCCGCCCGCTCCGGATTGATTCCGCGTGGGGAGTTTTCGGCTAGGAACGCGTACTGGCACCTGTATCTTTACGAAGTGCAGCCCTAA
- a CDS encoding FtsK/SpoIIIE family DNA translocase, whose translation MAKNTYKQNAPAAPSRGNEPRPARNQARPTAEPPREAPREPRPSAPKATPKTPGRSVKLPAFKVGNVFGFLRDRRFQLFLGFFFLLSSIYLTIAFVSFVFTGHADQSVVEGLGSTPVKEAGQESGNWLGLVGAMLAQLLIYKGFGVAAFAVIPIVFFLGYKIVFRRAEVSLSYVLALCLFSMFWLSVLMGYVVLSLEAPDADPAMAHSLDFLSGGIGYEAASWLDSLLGWGTVLLLAFLLISFVVYFFNVTSLNLRRADDEDEETAAAVAPAMAANRVKNSAFLASAASAASYDDDEEEEEAAPEMILRRVGPVAGPAATPVAAAAQLVVEEADEAELELPVTDEPPFRSGPVGASGPAFSIATPEPAPVIAASAAAVPLTVAPAASLASAAATGAAAAASAVSSGPSFSIEIPSDPEPLSVAPSRIPTPLSMADLAGDNEAPLPATLPLPAPVPVRETAGPPLQIDTAPVELDPAAGADMASIAEDDEDMETMPTVNYDPTLDLSRYQYPTLELLNDYGQAKAQVSKEELEANKDRIVETLGHYKIGIASIKATIGPTVTLYEIVPEAGIKISKIKSLEDDIALSLAALGIRIIAPIPGKGTIGIEVPNTKKEMVSIRSVFATDKFINTEMDLPISFGRTITNEVFVVDLAKMPHLLMAGATGQGKSVGLNVILASLLYKRHPAQLKFVLVDPKKVELSIFNKIERHFLAKLPDTEEAIITDTKKVVNTLNSLCMEMDKRYDLLKDAGCRNLKEYNRKFVERRLNPKKGHRFMPFIVLVIDELADLMMTAGKEVETPIARLAQLARAIGIHLIVATQRPSVNVITGIIKANFPCRISFKVTSKIDSRTILDAGGADQLVGQGDMLISQGSDIIRVQCAFIDTPEVDRLCDFIGEQQGYPDAYLLPEVAGESGGGNGGDEDFDAASRDSMFEEAARVIVTHQQGSTSLLQRRLKLGYNRAGRLIDQLEHAGIVGPFEGSKAREVLIPDEYSLEQLLNNLPKS comes from the coding sequence ATGGCAAAAAATACGTACAAGCAGAACGCTCCTGCTGCTCCGAGCCGGGGCAATGAACCCCGCCCGGCGCGAAACCAGGCCCGGCCCACGGCCGAGCCGCCCCGTGAGGCTCCCCGTGAGCCCCGGCCAAGTGCGCCCAAAGCAACTCCCAAAACGCCCGGCCGGTCGGTAAAGCTGCCCGCCTTCAAGGTGGGCAATGTGTTTGGCTTCCTGCGCGACCGGCGCTTTCAGCTCTTTTTGGGCTTCTTTTTCCTGCTCAGTTCCATTTACCTGACCATTGCTTTCGTGTCCTTCGTCTTTACCGGGCACGCCGACCAAAGCGTGGTGGAAGGCCTGGGTTCGACGCCGGTCAAGGAAGCCGGGCAGGAATCGGGCAACTGGCTCGGGCTGGTGGGCGCCATGCTGGCTCAGCTCCTGATTTACAAGGGCTTTGGCGTAGCGGCTTTTGCCGTGATTCCCATCGTGTTTTTCCTGGGCTACAAAATTGTGTTCCGTCGCGCTGAGGTGTCCCTGAGCTACGTGCTGGCCTTGTGCCTGTTCTCAATGTTCTGGCTGAGCGTGCTGATGGGCTACGTAGTGCTCAGCCTCGAAGCCCCCGACGCCGACCCGGCCATGGCCCACAGCCTCGACTTCCTGAGCGGGGGCATTGGCTACGAGGCTGCCTCCTGGCTCGACAGCCTGCTGGGCTGGGGTACGGTGCTGCTGCTGGCCTTCCTGCTGATTTCCTTCGTGGTGTACTTCTTCAACGTGACCAGCCTCAACCTGCGCCGCGCCGACGACGAGGACGAAGAAACTGCTGCGGCCGTGGCCCCGGCTATGGCCGCCAACCGGGTCAAGAACAGTGCCTTCCTGGCTTCCGCAGCATCTGCTGCCTCCTACGACGATGACGAGGAGGAAGAAGAGGCCGCTCCCGAAATGATCCTGCGCCGCGTGGGCCCGGTGGCGGGACCCGCTGCTACGCCCGTTGCGGCGGCTGCTCAGCTGGTGGTAGAAGAAGCCGACGAGGCCGAACTGGAGTTGCCGGTCACCGATGAGCCCCCGTTCCGCTCGGGGCCGGTGGGTGCGTCCGGTCCCGCCTTTAGCATTGCTACGCCCGAGCCGGCCCCCGTCATAGCGGCCAGTGCTGCGGCCGTACCGCTCACCGTAGCCCCGGCCGCTAGTCTGGCCAGCGCTGCGGCTACCGGAGCGGCGGCTGCTGCCAGCGCCGTATCCAGCGGCCCAAGCTTCTCCATCGAAATACCCTCTGACCCCGAGCCGCTGAGCGTGGCCCCGTCGCGCATCCCGACGCCCTTGTCCATGGCCGATCTGGCCGGCGACAACGAGGCGCCCTTGCCCGCCACGTTGCCGCTGCCCGCACCGGTTCCCGTGCGCGAAACTGCCGGTCCACCCCTGCAGATCGACACGGCGCCCGTGGAGCTGGACCCTGCGGCCGGGGCCGATATGGCGTCCATTGCCGAAGACGACGAGGACATGGAAACCATGCCCACCGTCAACTACGACCCCACGCTCGACCTCTCGCGCTACCAATACCCCACGCTAGAGCTGCTCAACGACTACGGGCAAGCCAAGGCCCAGGTAAGCAAGGAAGAGCTGGAAGCCAACAAGGACCGCATCGTGGAAACCCTGGGCCACTACAAAATCGGTATTGCCAGCATCAAGGCCACTATTGGGCCCACGGTTACGCTCTACGAAATCGTGCCCGAGGCCGGCATCAAGATTTCCAAGATTAAGAGCCTGGAAGACGATATTGCCCTAAGCCTGGCCGCCCTCGGCATTCGTATCATCGCGCCCATTCCGGGCAAGGGCACTATCGGTATTGAGGTGCCCAACACCAAGAAGGAAATGGTGAGTATCCGTTCGGTATTCGCCACCGACAAGTTCATCAACACCGAAATGGATTTGCCGATTTCCTTCGGCCGTACCATCACCAACGAGGTATTCGTGGTCGATTTGGCCAAGATGCCCCACTTGCTCATGGCCGGTGCCACGGGTCAGGGTAAGTCGGTGGGCCTGAACGTGATTCTGGCCTCCTTGCTCTATAAGCGCCACCCCGCCCAGCTCAAGTTTGTGCTCGTCGACCCGAAAAAGGTGGAATTGAGCATCTTCAATAAGATTGAGCGCCACTTCCTGGCCAAGCTGCCCGACACGGAGGAAGCCATCATCACCGACACCAAAAAGGTGGTGAACACGCTCAATTCGCTGTGCATGGAGATGGACAAGCGCTACGACCTGCTCAAGGATGCTGGCTGCCGCAACCTGAAGGAGTATAACCGCAAGTTCGTGGAGCGCCGGCTTAACCCCAAGAAGGGCCACCGCTTCATGCCCTTCATCGTGCTGGTCATCGACGAGCTGGCCGACCTGATGATGACGGCCGGCAAGGAAGTCGAAACGCCTATTGCCCGCCTGGCCCAGTTGGCCCGCGCCATCGGTATTCACCTGATTGTGGCCACCCAGCGCCCTTCCGTGAACGTTATTACCGGTATCATCAAGGCCAACTTCCCCTGCCGGATTTCCTTTAAGGTAACTTCCAAAATTGATTCGCGTACCATCCTCGACGCTGGCGGCGCCGACCAGCTCGTGGGGCAGGGCGACATGCTGATTTCCCAGGGCTCTGATATTATTCGCGTGCAGTGTGCCTTCATTGATACCCCCGAGGTAGACCGCCTCTGCGACTTTATCGGCGAACAGCAGGGCTACCCCGATGCCTACCTGCTGCCCGAAGTGGCCGGGGAAAGCGGTGGGGGCAACGGTGGCGACGAAGACTTCGACGCCGCCTCCCGCGACAGTATGTTTGAAGAAGCTGCCCGCGTCATCGTCACCCACCAGCAGGGCAGCACCTCGCTCTTGCAGCGCCGCCTGAAGCTGGGCTACAACCGCGCCGGCCGCCTCATCGACCAGCTCGAGCACGCCGGCATCGTCGGGCCCTTCGAAGGCAGCAAGGCCCGGGAGGTATTAATTCCGGACGAATACAGTTTGGAACAGTTGTTGAATAACCTCCCGAAAAGTTAG
- a CDS encoding LolA family protein, with amino-acid sequence MKKVLALLALSVTLTHAASAQQDPKAGKILDQMSAKYQAMKAFKANFTQTLENDAAKVKENLTGDITVSGQKFRIKLNGQEIINNGQTMWTYMKAENEVNISDFDPDEQEVSPTQIFTLYKKGYKYSYVQETKEAGEACDVIELSPENKDNPVFKVRLTVSKVDKSVKNWKMFKKNGNRYTYTIRKFQPNPPIDATTFNFDKTKYKGVKVIDLR; translated from the coding sequence ATGAAAAAAGTACTCGCCCTGCTCGCCCTTTCGGTTACGCTGACCCACGCGGCCAGTGCCCAGCAGGACCCCAAAGCCGGCAAGATTCTGGATCAGATGAGTGCCAAGTACCAGGCCATGAAGGCTTTCAAAGCCAACTTCACCCAGACCCTGGAAAACGACGCGGCCAAGGTAAAGGAAAACCTGACCGGCGACATCACCGTCAGCGGCCAGAAATTCCGCATCAAGCTCAACGGCCAGGAAATCATCAACAACGGCCAAACCATGTGGACCTACATGAAGGCCGAAAACGAGGTGAATATCTCCGACTTCGACCCAGACGAGCAGGAAGTGTCGCCGACCCAGATTTTTACTCTCTACAAAAAAGGCTATAAATACTCCTACGTGCAGGAAACCAAGGAAGCCGGGGAAGCCTGCGACGTAATTGAACTCTCGCCCGAAAACAAGGACAACCCCGTCTTCAAGGTGCGCCTGACGGTGAGCAAGGTGGATAAGTCGGTGAAAAACTGGAAGATGTTCAAGAAGAACGGCAACCGCTACACCTACACCATCCGCAAGTTCCAGCCCAATCCCCCGATTGACGCCACGACCTTCAACTTCGACAAAACCAAGTACAAAGGCGTGAAGGTCATCGACCTGCGTTAA
- a CDS encoding DUF2851 family protein, translated as MKEDFLHYVWQHQYFDKTNLQTQQGEAITVLRPGYRNADAGPDFLNARLQIGEVEWNGAVEIHLRASDWLRHQHQTDPKYDQVILHVVYTADQDIVRTNGSLIPALALNSRIALSLVHTYLNLVEPGATAVLPCAALLPRVPMITRTMMVERALLERVEQKADAVAALHEQLGQDWEATAYHTVAAGFGFKKNSEPLARLAKALPLAVVRRHRHEERPLEALVFGQAGFLADEGLLAEDEYLRKLAQEYEFLRHKYQLGAALSAHEWNFLRLRPANFPTVRLAQLVALLHARPLLFNALLTAADIRTLEQFFTAPVPEYWRQHYRPGKPGKVPVLGRSSLHLLIANVVVPLRVAYARYVGQPELIESAVALLEHLPAEHNHLTEPYEVLGFTHRSAADSQGLLALNRAYCGPRQCLRCSIGSQILQQNLVLG; from the coding sequence ATGAAAGAAGATTTTCTCCACTATGTCTGGCAGCACCAGTATTTTGATAAAACCAACCTCCAAACCCAGCAGGGCGAGGCCATAACGGTGCTCCGACCCGGCTACCGCAACGCCGACGCCGGCCCCGACTTTCTCAACGCCCGCCTGCAAATAGGGGAAGTGGAGTGGAACGGAGCCGTGGAAATCCACTTACGGGCCTCCGACTGGCTGCGCCACCAGCACCAAACCGACCCCAAATACGACCAGGTAATCCTGCACGTGGTCTACACCGCCGACCAGGATATTGTCCGCACCAATGGCTCGTTGATTCCGGCCCTGGCCCTGAACTCGCGCATTGCCTTGAGCTTGGTTCACACCTACCTGAATCTGGTGGAGCCCGGCGCTACGGCCGTGTTGCCCTGCGCCGCGCTGCTGCCCCGCGTGCCGATGATAACCCGCACGATGATGGTTGAACGGGCTCTGCTGGAGCGCGTCGAGCAGAAAGCCGATGCCGTAGCGGCCCTGCACGAGCAGCTGGGCCAGGACTGGGAAGCCACGGCCTACCACACGGTGGCGGCGGGCTTTGGTTTCAAGAAAAACAGTGAGCCCTTGGCCCGACTTGCCAAAGCCCTGCCGCTGGCTGTGGTGCGCCGTCACCGCCACGAAGAGCGGCCGCTGGAAGCCCTGGTGTTCGGGCAGGCAGGCTTTCTGGCTGATGAAGGCTTGTTAGCCGAGGACGAATATCTGCGCAAATTAGCGCAGGAGTATGAGTTTTTGCGCCACAAGTACCAACTGGGGGCGGCCCTTTCCGCCCACGAGTGGAATTTTCTTCGGCTGCGGCCCGCCAACTTTCCCACCGTCCGCTTGGCCCAGCTGGTAGCCCTGCTGCACGCGCGGCCCCTGCTGTTCAACGCCCTGCTTACGGCCGCCGACATACGCACCCTAGAGCAGTTCTTTACTGCGCCCGTGCCCGAGTACTGGCGGCAGCATTACCGGCCCGGCAAACCGGGCAAGGTGCCCGTACTTGGCCGCAGTAGCCTACATTTGCTTATTGCCAACGTGGTGGTGCCCCTACGGGTGGCCTACGCCCGCTACGTGGGGCAGCCGGAGCTTATTGAATCTGCCGTGGCCTTACTCGAACACCTGCCTGCTGAACACAACCACCTGACCGAACCGTACGAGGTGCTGGGCTTTACGCACCGCTCGGCCGCTGATTCCCAGGGCTTGCTGGCCCTGAACCGGGCCTACTGCGGGCCCCGGCAGTGCCTGCGCTGCTCTATCGGTAGTCAAATTCTGCAGCAAAACCTGGTTCTGGGGTGA
- a CDS encoding NeuD/PglB/VioB family sugar acetyltransferase: MENPVIILGAQSLGTTALDAFTSNDVVVYCLLDDDAKLQNSELNNVPVMGNTDDKELLKLLGKKCEVFVATEDTASRRSLTNMLRDEYEVVPVNAIHARASVAEHAWLGHGNLISAGAVVASNAKLGNGCLVGANAVVEVGAELADYVQVGAGAILNPGAKVDEQAFIGSGAIIVAGVKIGAKARIGAGSVVVADVPANQTVFGNPAQKV, encoded by the coding sequence ATGGAAAATCCTGTCATTATTCTGGGGGCACAAAGCCTCGGCACCACGGCCCTCGATGCCTTTACCAGCAATGATGTAGTGGTCTACTGCCTGCTCGACGACGACGCCAAGCTCCAGAACTCCGAGCTCAACAACGTGCCCGTGATGGGCAACACCGACGACAAGGAGCTGCTCAAGCTGCTGGGCAAAAAGTGTGAAGTGTTTGTGGCTACCGAAGATACTGCCAGCCGCCGCAGCCTGACCAACATGCTGCGCGACGAGTACGAAGTGGTGCCCGTCAACGCCATTCATGCCCGGGCCAGCGTGGCCGAGCACGCCTGGCTGGGCCACGGCAACCTCATCAGCGCCGGAGCCGTGGTGGCCAGCAATGCCAAGCTGGGCAACGGCTGCCTGGTGGGTGCCAACGCTGTAGTGGAAGTAGGGGCCGAGCTGGCCGACTACGTGCAGGTGGGCGCCGGAGCCATTCTCAACCCCGGGGCGAAAGTAGATGAGCAGGCCTTTATCGGCTCGGGCGCCATCATCGTGGCCGGCGTCAAGATTGGCGCCAAGGCCCGCATCGGGGCTGGCTCGGTAGTCGTGGCCGATGTGCCCGCCAACCAAACCGTCTTTGGCAACCCCGCTCAGAAAGTCTAA
- the trhO gene encoding oxygen-dependent tRNA uridine(34) hydroxylase TrhO translates to MDYRVLLYYCYTPIEDPVAFRDEHHRLCLRLNLLGRIIVAHEGLNGTVSGLAADCEEYMRIIKADPRFAALEFKVDEAPDHTFQKLHVRVKPEIVHSSLHHVRPHEKTGQHLSPQEFKDLKDRDDVVVVDVRSDYEYNVGRFKNAVTLDMENFRDFPERIEKLKEFKDKKILTYCTGGVKCEKASAYLLEQGFENVYQLHGGIIKYGIETGGEDFDGKCYVFDNRVTVDVNRINPTVIAQCHHCGTPSDRMINCANPHCNAHVALCETCGQQLDGACSTACQEHPDKRPYDGTGTYPKLSNHYNPEQGLLSYRPPGA, encoded by the coding sequence ATGGATTACCGCGTTTTACTCTACTACTGCTATACGCCCATCGAAGACCCGGTGGCGTTTCGCGACGAGCATCACCGCCTGTGCCTGCGTCTGAACCTGCTGGGACGCATCATCGTGGCCCACGAAGGCTTGAACGGCACGGTATCGGGCCTAGCAGCCGACTGCGAGGAATACATGCGCATCATCAAGGCCGACCCGCGGTTTGCGGCCCTGGAGTTTAAGGTTGACGAAGCCCCGGACCACACGTTTCAGAAGCTGCACGTGCGCGTGAAGCCCGAAATCGTGCACAGCAGCCTGCACCACGTGCGCCCCCACGAAAAAACCGGCCAGCACCTCTCGCCCCAGGAGTTCAAGGACCTCAAGGACCGCGACGATGTGGTGGTGGTCGACGTGCGCTCCGACTACGAGTACAACGTGGGCCGCTTCAAGAACGCCGTGACGCTGGACATGGAGAACTTCCGCGACTTTCCCGAGCGAATCGAGAAGCTCAAGGAGTTCAAGGACAAGAAGATCCTGACCTACTGCACCGGTGGCGTGAAGTGCGAAAAAGCCAGCGCCTACCTGCTGGAGCAGGGTTTCGAAAACGTGTACCAGCTCCACGGCGGCATCATCAAGTACGGCATCGAAACCGGCGGCGAGGACTTCGACGGCAAGTGCTACGTATTCGACAACCGCGTCACGGTGGACGTGAACCGCATCAACCCCACGGTCATTGCCCAGTGCCACCACTGCGGCACGCCTTCCGACCGGATGATTAACTGCGCCAACCCGCACTGCAATGCCCACGTAGCCCTGTGCGAAACCTGCGGCCAGCAGCTCGATGGTGCTTGCTCGACGGCCTGCCAGGAGCACCCCGATAAGCGGCCCTACGACGGCACGGGCACGTATCCGAAGCTGAGCAACCACTATAACCCCGAACAAGGCCTGCTTTCGTACCGGCCGCCGGGGGCGTAG
- a CDS encoding nucleoside phosphorylase — protein sequence MPIPESELIINRDGSVYHLNLLPDHISETIITVGDPERVPLVSQHFDSIETQIHKREFVTHVGYYQGKRLTVISTGMGTDNIDILINELDALVNIDFVTREPRPLEERISLRIVRVGTSGALQADIPIGSHLVTEHAVGLDSLMQFYPLVETGLEVEVSTGIQQSLDLAYRPYCVRGSDLLREQLGAGMVVGNTLTCPGFYGPQGRVLRLDLRQPDLISRFQNFRYQSAEGEFRLTNFEMETAGYYGLGRMLGHEVVSLNAIVANRATGEFATNAEATVNDLIQKTLDRI from the coding sequence ATGCCCATTCCCGAATCGGAGCTGATCATCAACCGCGACGGCAGCGTGTACCACCTGAACCTGCTGCCCGACCATATTTCCGAAACGATTATCACCGTCGGCGACCCGGAGCGCGTGCCGCTGGTCAGCCAGCACTTCGATTCTATCGAAACCCAGATCCACAAGCGGGAATTCGTAACCCACGTGGGCTATTATCAGGGCAAGCGCCTCACGGTAATTTCCACCGGCATGGGTACCGATAACATTGACATCCTCATTAACGAGCTCGACGCGCTGGTTAATATTGACTTCGTGACCCGGGAGCCCCGCCCATTGGAGGAGCGTATTTCCCTGCGCATCGTGCGTGTGGGCACCAGCGGCGCCCTGCAGGCTGATATCCCGATTGGCTCCCACCTCGTGACCGAGCACGCTGTAGGCCTCGACTCGCTCATGCAGTTTTACCCATTAGTGGAAACCGGCCTCGAAGTAGAGGTATCGACCGGTATCCAGCAGAGCCTGGACCTGGCCTACCGCCCGTACTGCGTGCGCGGCTCCGACTTGCTGCGTGAGCAACTAGGTGCCGGCATGGTGGTGGGCAATACGCTCACCTGCCCCGGTTTCTACGGTCCCCAAGGCCGGGTGCTGCGCCTCGACCTGCGTCAGCCCGACCTGATCAGCCGCTTCCAGAACTTCCGGTACCAGAGCGCTGAAGGTGAGTTTCGCCTGACCAACTTCGAGATGGAAACGGCTGGCTACTATGGTCTGGGTCGCATGCTGGGCCACGAAGTGGTGTCGCTCAATGCCATTGTAGCTAACCGTGCCACCGGCGAGTTTGCCACCAACGCCGAGGCTACCGTCAACGACCTGATCCAAAAGACGCTCGACCGGATTTAA